Proteins from one Triticum aestivum cultivar Chinese Spring chromosome 7A, IWGSC CS RefSeq v2.1, whole genome shotgun sequence genomic window:
- the LOC123152359 gene encoding probable glutathione S-transferase GSTU6, whose translation MAGGKGEEVKLLGAWASPYVARVKLALHLKGVSYKYMEEDLTNKSELLLRSNPVHTMVPVLIHGGKPICESQVIVQYVDETFASIGPALLPADPHERAVAHFWAAYVDDKVLPPWGMLLRAKTDKVEERAEWMRQTIAAVDALEEGVRECSKGKGFLGGDDVGYLDVLLGGMVPWVYATEKISGHNFFGDSKAPLLAAWMERFTELDAAKAVFQDVDSLVEYAGTVLSGMAVSN comes from the coding sequence ATGGCTGGGGGGAAGGGAGAGGAAGTGAAGCTGTTGGGGGCGTGGGCTAGCCCGTACGTGGCCAGGGTGAAGCTAGCGCTCCACCTCAAGGGCGTGAGCTACAAGTACATGGAGGAGGACCTCACCAACAAGAGCGAGCTGCTCCTCCGCTCCAACCCCGTCCACACGATGGTTCCCGTGCTCATCCACGGCGGCAAACCCATCTGTGAGTCCCAGGTCATCGTCCAGTACGTCGACGAGACCTTCGCCTCTATCGGCCCTGCCCTCCTCCCTGCCGACCCCCACGAGCGTGCGGTGGCCCACTTCTGGGCCGCCTACGTCGACGACAAGGTGCTGCCGCCGTGGGGGATGCTCTTGAGGGCAAAGACAGACAAGGTCGAGGAGAGGGCGGAGTGGATGAGGCAGACCATCGCAGCGGTGGATGCGCTGGAGGAAGGAGTGAGGGAGTGCTCGAAGGGCAAGGGGTTCTTGGGCGGTGATGACGTCGGCTACCTCGACGTCCTGCTCGGGGGCATGGTCCCGTGGGTGTACGCCACCGAGAAGATCTCCGGTCACAACTTCTTCGGCGACAGCAAGGCCCCGCTGCTGGCGGCATGGATGGAGCGCTTCACGGAGCTGGACGCTGCCAAGGCGGTGTTCCAGGACGTCGACAGCTTGGTAGAGTATGCTGGGACCGTACTTTCCGGCATGGCTGTAAGCAACTGA